The following nucleotide sequence is from Streptomyces brevispora.
GCATCTGCGGTCCGTCGTCGAACTGGACGCCGGATCCCGTACGGCAGTGGTCCAGCCGGGCGTCGTCCTGGACGACCTGCGGGCCGCCGCCGCCCCGCACGGGCTCACCTTCGGCCCGGACCCCTCCACGCACAGCCGCTGCACGATCGGCGGCATGATCGGCAACAACTCCTGCGGTTCGCACTCGGTCGCCTGGGGCACCACCGCCGACAACGTCCACGCCCTGACCGTCACCCGCTACGGCGGCGACACCCTGCGCCTGGAACGGGGCGCCGAGGGACCCGCCGGACTCCACGAACTCGTCGCCGCCCACCTCGCCCTCCTGCGCACCGGATTCCCCGAACTCCCGCGCCGCATCTCGGGATACGCCCTGGACGCGCTGCTGCCCGAACGCGGCCCCGACCCCGCCCGCGCGTTCTGCGGCAGCGAGGGCACGCTCGGCGTGGTGACGGAGGCGACGCTGCGGCTCGTCGAGGCACCGGCGGCCCGCGCACTCGCCGTACTCGGCTACGCCGACGAGTCCGCCGCCGCCGAGGCCGCCCCCGGCCTCCTCCCGCACCACCCGCTGACCGTCGAGGGCATGGCCGCCGACCTCGTACGCGAACCGGCCGGGCTGCCGCGCGGCGCCGCCTGGCTCTTCGCCGAGACGGGCGGCGCCACCCCGGCCGAGGCGCGGGCCCACGCCGAACGAATCGTGCGCGCCGCGTCCCCGGACGCGGTGGACGCCGCCGTCGTCACCGACCCCGCCGGGCAGCGCGCGCTGTGGCGGATCAGGGAGGACGCGGCGGGAACGGCCACCCGCACACCGGACGGCAACGAGGCCTGGCCCGGCTGGGAGGACTGCGCCGTGCCGCCCGCCCGGCTCGGCCCCTACCTCCGCGACTTCCGCGCCCTGCTCACCGAGCACGCGCTGCGCGGCACCCCGTACGGGCACTTCGGCGACGGCTGCATCCACGTCCGGATCGACTTCGACCTGCTGAGCGCCGCCGGAGTGGCCCGCTTCCGCCGCTTCTCCGAGGAACTCGCCTCGCTCGTCGTCGCACACGGCGGATCACTGTCCGGGGAGCACGGCGACGGCCAGGCACGCGCCGAACTCCTGCCCAGGATGTACGGGAGCGAACTGGTGGCCCTGTTCTCCCGGTTCAAGGACCTCTGGGACCCGGACGGCGGCATGAACCCCGGCATCCTCGCCCGCCCCGCCCGCCTGGACGAGAACCTGCGCTTCGACGTACTGCCCCGCGAGCCCGTCGACGTGACCTTCGGCTACCCGCACGACGGCGGCGACTTCTCGGCCGCGGTGCGCAGGTGCGTCGGCGTCGCCAAGTGCCGTACACGGGAAGCCGCGGGACCGGCCGTGATGTGCCCGTCCTTCCGCGCGACCGGCGAGGAGGCCCACTCCACCCGCGGCCGGGCCCGGCTGCTGCACGAGATGCTGGCCGGCCCCGCGGGCGGGGTGATCACGGACGGCTGGCGCTCCACGGAGGTACGCGACGCGCTCGACCTGTGCCTGTCCTGCAAGGGCTGCCGCAGCGACTGCCCGGTGGGCGTCGACATGGCCACGTACAAGGCGGAGTTCCTGCACCACCACTACCGGCACCGGATGCGCCCCGCCGCCCACTACGCGCTGGGATGGCTCCCGCTGTGGCTGCGCCTGGCGTCCCCCTTCGCGGGCGCGCTGAACGCGGCGGCCCGGGTCCGGCCGCTCGCGGCGCTCGCCAAGCGGCTGGCGGGCATCGCGCCGGAGCGGGGGATCCCGGTACTGGCGCGGGAGACGTACAGCCGCTGGCTGAACCGGCGCTGGGGCAAAGGGACGTTCATCCTCTCCAACGACGAGGTGGCCGCCATCTGGCCCGACACCTTCACCGAACACCTCTCGCCCGAGGTGGGCCGGGCGGCGGTGAAGGTCGTGGAGGCGGCGACGGGCCGCCGGGTGCTCACGCCCGGCCGCGGACTGTGCTGCGGCCTCACCTACGTCTCCACCGGCCAGCTGGACAAGGCCCGCAAGGTGATGCGCCGCACCCTGGACCGGCTGACCGGCACCCACGACAGCCCCGTGATCGTCCTCGAACCGAGCTGCGCGGCCACCCTCCGCGGCGACCTCCCGGAACTCCTCCCCGACGACCCCCGCGCCGCCGAACTGGCCGCCGCTGTCCACACCCTGGCCGAGTACCTGGAGAAGTACGCCCCCGACTGGCAGCCCCCGCACCTGGACCGCCCGGTCACCGGCCAGACGCACTGCCACCAGCACGCGGTCCTGGGCGACGAACCGGACCGCCGCCTGCGCGCACGGGCGGGCCTGACAGGCGAGTTGACGGGAGGCTGCTGCGGCCTGGCCGGAAACTTCGGCTTCGAACGCGGCCACTGGGAGGTGTCCGCGGCCTGCGCCGAGGACGCGCTGCTTCCGGCGGTACGGGAAGCGGCGCCCGGCACGGAGATCCTGGCGGACGGGTTCTCCTGCCGCACCCAGCTGGAGCAGCTGGGCGGGGTGCGGGCCCGGCATCTGGCGGAGGTGCTGGCGGAGGGGCTGGGGCCTGACAGGCCCTGACGGCCGCCATCGCCGGCCTTTACCGCCTCGAAGCCGGCGGCCACGGTTCCGTGCACGTTGATGCTGCCCGACATGGTTTCCCCAGGAGAAGCGTCCGGTGCATCCCTCATTCACTGCACCCCAACTACGCCTCTGCGCCGGGAAATGCCCTCATTCCGAGACGTCTCGCGCCACGATCTCCCGGGCCAGCGCGACGAGGTCCGCCAGTGCCGGGTGGCCGGGGGCGTCGCGGCGGGCGAGCAGTACCGGCACGGTCGGGGCGTCGGTGAGCGGGCGGTAGACGACGCCCGCGTGCGGGTGCATGCCGGCGGTCGAGGCGGTGGAGACCCCGGTGCCCCGGCCCGCGGCGATGGCGGTCAGCCAGTCGTCGGTGTTGGCGACGGTGAGGGTGGCGGCGGGGCGCGCGGACGGCGGCCACAGGTCGGGGGTGGTGGTGCCGGAGACGGTGTTCAGGACGACGGTGCCGGTCGCCAGGTCGGCGAGCCGGAGCGCGGTGCGGGCGGCCAGTGGGCCGTCCGCCGCCACGGCCGCGACCCGCTCCTCGTCGTACAGCACCTCGGTGAGGAGGCCGGGCGCCTCGACGGGCCCGCGCAGCAGCGCGGCATCGACCTCGCCCCGGGTCAGCCCGGCCGTGCGGTCGTCGATCCGCAGGAGTTCGAGCGGGGTCTGCGGATACCGCTCCTGCCAGCCGCGGAGCAGCGGTGTGGTGTACCGGCCGAACGCGGACCAGGGGTGCCCCAGCCGCAGCGGCCGGCGCCGCAGCCCGCCGGGGTCGATCGCCGCGTCGAACGCGGCCACCGCGGCGGCGGCCTTGTCCCGGAAGGCGACGCCTTCGGGGGTGAGGACCAGGTGGTGGGTGGAGCGGTCGACGAGCCGGATGCCGAGGTGCTGCTCCAGGGCGGCCAGGGTCCGTGAGACGGCGGGCTGGGTGAGCCGGAGCCGGGCGGCGGCCCGGGTGACGCTGGACTCGTCGGCCACGGCGAGGAACGCGCGCAGATGCCGGATCTCGACCGCGCGCCCGGGGGCGCGGCCCGCGGTTCGGCCCGATGCCCGGTCCGTGGCCCGGCCTGCGGCCCGGCCTGTTTCCGCGCCCCGGTCCGCGCCTTGTCCTCTGCTCATGCGTAGGAAGCATAACGAGAGCCCAGTCGGCATTTCACGCGCCGCGCGGGGGTGCCTACGGTGAGGAGACGGGCTGCACGGGATGAGTGCAGTATCTTCAATCCCAAAGTGCAATGTGTTGCACTTATCGTGTTCGTGAACTCAGGAAAGTCAGGGCCACAGGTGAACGACCAGGGCACCGCCGCGGAATCGGCCGCAGCAGTCACTGTCCCGGAGGCGGTCACCGCCCTCGCTGAACCGGGCGGTCCGGCCCCCGTCGGTGGGCGCGGAGCCGCGCTCGCGCCGGTCGCGCTGGTGGTGGGGGGCGCCCTCTCCGTCCAGTTCGGAGCGGCGGTCGCGGTCATGCTGATGCCGAAGGCCGGCGCCCTGGGTGTCGTCACACTGCGGCTGGTCGCCGCCGCGCTGGTGCTGCTCGTCGTCTGCCGCCCGAAGCTGCGCGGCCACTCGCGCGCCGACTGGGGAACGGTGCTCGCGTTCGGCGTCGCGATGGGAGGCATGAACACGCTCTTCTACCAGGCCGCCGACCGCATCCCGCTCGGCGCGGCCGTCACCCTGGAGGTGCTGGGCCCGCTCGCCCTCTCGGTGTTCGCCTCGCGCCGCCTGGTCAACGTGGTCTGGGCGGCCCTCGCGCTGGGCGGCGTCCTGCTGCTGAGCGGCGGCGGCTTCGACCGGCTCGATCCGGTGGGCGCCGCGTACGCGCTGGGCGCGGGAGTCATGTGGGCGGCGTACATCATCTTCAGCGCCCGCACCGGCCGCCGCTTCCCGCAGGCCGACGGGCTGGCCATGGCGATGGTGGTCGCGGCGGTGCTCTCGCTGCCGCTCGGCATCATGGACGCGGGCTCGAAGCTCCTGGTCCCCAGCACGCTCGGACTGGGCGCGGCCGTCGCGCTGCTGAGCTCGGTCCTCCCGTACACCCTCGAACTCATCGCGCTGCGCAGGCTGCCCGCGCCCACCTTCGCGATCCTGATGAGCCTGGAACCGGCGATCGCGGCCACGGCGGGCTTCCTCATCCTCAACCAGGCGCTCTCCACCACGGACGCCCTGGCCATCGCCCTGGTCATCGGGGCGAGCATGGGCGCGGTGCGCAGCCAGGTGAGGGGCCGGCGCAAGGCGGCGGGCGGCTGAGCCGGGCGCCTGGGCGTCCCGAAGGCCCACCTAAGACGGAGGCCGGGTGGCCGAGTCGTCCTGGCTGGAATCGCCTGGGCCGTTGCCGCGCCTCCTGGCCTGCGGGGCGCCGGGCAGCCCGCCCCGACCTGCCCGCCCCGTCTGATCATGGCCGACGGGGATGAACGTCTCCCCGTACCACGTCGCGGCACTCTGACCCGGGACGCTCCGACCCGTACCCCTGTCCGTCCGGCCGGTTCCTCCGTGAGGGGCCGGTCGGCGGGGCGGGATCGTCAGCCCACCGCCTTCAGCATCTTCCCGACCGCCGTGACAATGACGTCCGGGCGGTCGCCCGCGATGTCGTGCGAGCTCTTCGCGGCGGTGACGAGGTCGCGGTTCGGGGCCCCCTTCACGAACTCCTGCTGGGCGTTTCGCCAGAGCTGCGCGTCCTCGGGTGTTTCAAAGGGGGTCTTCTCCGACACGATGGCCGTCGCCGGGACGCTCCGGGGCCAGGAGATCTGGTGGTACGCGCGGTGCGTCGGGCCGTAGCCCTCCGCGGTGGCGAGCAGTTGGCGGGTCTGCTGCGTCGAGGGCTGGTCCTTGAGGGCCGCCACCTGCGCCTTGTTCGCGGCTTCGATCCTCGCCGTCTCCTCGTCCGTGTAGAACTCGGGCAGACTTCCGTCGACGAGGACGGCGCCCGCGAGCCAATTCGGGTTCTCCTTGGCGAAATAGGTGGCGACCTCGCCCGCCTGGGAATGCGAAACCAGGATCACGTCATGGGTGATTCCCAGCTGTGTCAGTCCGGCCTTCAGATCGGACACCGCGTTCTCGACTTTCCACGCCCCGGGAACCTCGTCGCTCTTTCCCATTCCGGCCCGGTCGTACGTGACGACCATGGAACCGGTCCTCTTGGCCAGGTCGGGCGCCATCTTCTTCCAGTACGACGAGTCCTCGCCGCCGCCCGCGTCCAGGACCAGGGCCGGGAGCCGGCCGGGGGTGACATGGAAGGCCAGGCTGTGGTCACCGTTCGCGACCATACGGAGGGAGGCAGCGGACGCCGACGGCTTCACGGCAGCCGGGGCCTTGGAATTCTGGTGGGACGACTGGCCGGGGCTCTTCGGCTTCCCGGAATCGGAAGGGGTCGAATCCGCGCAGGCGGTGATTCCGGTCAGCGCGGCGGCCAGGCAGAGGCCCACGATGGCGGGCCGGAGGCGGTGGTTCTTCCGTACGGTCTCAAACATGGCTGTGTCATTCCCAGGGATTGGCTGAACGGCTGGGCCGGAATGCCTTCCGGCATGTCCGACGTGCCCGGTCGGGCTTCTTCGAACATCAGTAATCCTTCTTGAAATCGGATTCCCGGTCGATGGGGCTGCCCGCCGGGCACGTGACTGCCTGAGGCCACTGGTGACGGTGGGGGTATCCCCCAGGTGTCCCCGGCCATCCCGGCCAACTCCGGTCATCCGTGGCCACCCCCCGGGGACCCCGCAGGGTCGTTCGCGCGGGGGGTGTCCGCGCGGGCAAAAATAATGCAAG
It contains:
- a CDS encoding alpha/beta fold hydrolase, whose translation is MFETVRKNHRLRPAIVGLCLAAALTGITACADSTPSDSGKPKSPGQSSHQNSKAPAAVKPSASAASLRMVANGDHSLAFHVTPGRLPALVLDAGGGEDSSYWKKMAPDLAKRTGSMVVTYDRAGMGKSDEVPGAWKVENAVSDLKAGLTQLGITHDVILVSHSQAGEVATYFAKENPNWLAGAVLVDGSLPEFYTDEETARIEAANKAQVAALKDQPSTQQTRQLLATAEGYGPTHRAYHQISWPRSVPATAIVSEKTPFETPEDAQLWRNAQQEFVKGAPNRDLVTAAKSSHDIAGDRPDVIVTAVGKMLKAVG
- a CDS encoding LysR family transcriptional regulator; translation: MSRGQGADRGAETGRAAGRATDRASGRTAGRAPGRAVEIRHLRAFLAVADESSVTRAAARLRLTQPAVSRTLAALEQHLGIRLVDRSTHHLVLTPEGVAFRDKAAAAVAAFDAAIDPGGLRRRPLRLGHPWSAFGRYTTPLLRGWQERYPQTPLELLRIDDRTAGLTRGEVDAALLRGPVEAPGLLTEVLYDEERVAAVAADGPLAARTALRLADLATGTVVLNTVSGTTTPDLWPPSARPAATLTVANTDDWLTAIAAGRGTGVSTASTAGMHPHAGVVYRPLTDAPTVPVLLARRDAPGHPALADLVALAREIVARDVSE
- a CDS encoding EamA family transporter; the protein is MNDQGTAAESAAAVTVPEAVTALAEPGGPAPVGGRGAALAPVALVVGGALSVQFGAAVAVMLMPKAGALGVVTLRLVAAALVLLVVCRPKLRGHSRADWGTVLAFGVAMGGMNTLFYQAADRIPLGAAVTLEVLGPLALSVFASRRLVNVVWAALALGGVLLLSGGGFDRLDPVGAAYALGAGVMWAAYIIFSARTGRRFPQADGLAMAMVVAAVLSLPLGIMDAGSKLLVPSTLGLGAAVALLSSVLPYTLELIALRRLPAPTFAILMSLEPAIAATAGFLILNQALSTTDALAIALVIGASMGAVRSQVRGRRKAAGG
- a CDS encoding FAD-binding and (Fe-S)-binding domain-containing protein, which translates into the protein MAPREKTTGTDRTALADELRSAVRGEVAFDATARALTTMDASNYRRVPLGVVAPRDADDIAAALAVCRAYGVPVVPRGGGTSIAGQATGTGVVLDLTRHLRSVVELDAGSRTAVVQPGVVLDDLRAAAAPHGLTFGPDPSTHSRCTIGGMIGNNSCGSHSVAWGTTADNVHALTVTRYGGDTLRLERGAEGPAGLHELVAAHLALLRTGFPELPRRISGYALDALLPERGPDPARAFCGSEGTLGVVTEATLRLVEAPAARALAVLGYADESAAAEAAPGLLPHHPLTVEGMAADLVREPAGLPRGAAWLFAETGGATPAEARAHAERIVRAASPDAVDAAVVTDPAGQRALWRIREDAAGTATRTPDGNEAWPGWEDCAVPPARLGPYLRDFRALLTEHALRGTPYGHFGDGCIHVRIDFDLLSAAGVARFRRFSEELASLVVAHGGSLSGEHGDGQARAELLPRMYGSELVALFSRFKDLWDPDGGMNPGILARPARLDENLRFDVLPREPVDVTFGYPHDGGDFSAAVRRCVGVAKCRTREAAGPAVMCPSFRATGEEAHSTRGRARLLHEMLAGPAGGVITDGWRSTEVRDALDLCLSCKGCRSDCPVGVDMATYKAEFLHHHYRHRMRPAAHYALGWLPLWLRLASPFAGALNAAARVRPLAALAKRLAGIAPERGIPVLARETYSRWLNRRWGKGTFILSNDEVAAIWPDTFTEHLSPEVGRAAVKVVEAATGRRVLTPGRGLCCGLTYVSTGQLDKARKVMRRTLDRLTGTHDSPVIVLEPSCAATLRGDLPELLPDDPRAAELAAAVHTLAEYLEKYAPDWQPPHLDRPVTGQTHCHQHAVLGDEPDRRLRARAGLTGELTGGCCGLAGNFGFERGHWEVSAACAEDALLPAVREAAPGTEILADGFSCRTQLEQLGGVRARHLAEVLAEGLGPDRP